The proteins below come from a single Streptomyces sp. M92 genomic window:
- a CDS encoding AMP-binding protein, with the protein MTGLSYAHGTSTTPLLGDTIGANLDRAIAAHPDREALVDVPSGRRWTYAEFGADVDEVARGLLAKGVAKGDRVGIWAVNCPEWVLVQYATARIGAIMVNVNPAYRAHELEYVLKQSGISVLVASLAHKSSDYRAIVEQVRGDCPALRETVYIGDPSWEALTAAAASVPPERLTAAAAELSCDDPVNIQYTSGTTGFPKGATLSHHNILNNGYWVGRTVGYTEQDRVCLPVPFYHCFGMVMGNLGATSHAACIVIPGPSFDPSATLEAVQREQCTSLYGVPTMFIAELNHPDFASWDLTSLRTGIMAGSPCPVEVMKRVVAEMHMEQVSICYGMTETSPVSLQTRMDDDLEHRTGTVGRVLPHIEVKVADPVTGVTVPRGEAGELRTRGYSVMLGYWDEPRKTAEAIDEGRWMHTGDLAVMREDGYVEIVGRIKDMIIRGGENIYPREVEEFLHGHPKIADVQVVGVPHERYGEEVLACVIPRDAADPLTLEELRAYCADRLAHYKVPSRLQLLDTFPMTVSGKVRKVELRQRYGA; encoded by the coding sequence GTGACCGGACTCTCCTACGCCCACGGCACCAGCACCACACCCCTCCTCGGCGACACTATCGGCGCCAACCTCGACCGCGCGATCGCCGCCCACCCGGACCGCGAGGCCCTGGTCGACGTACCGTCCGGACGGCGCTGGACCTACGCCGAGTTCGGCGCGGACGTCGACGAGGTGGCGCGCGGACTGCTGGCGAAGGGCGTCGCCAAGGGCGACCGGGTCGGCATCTGGGCGGTCAACTGCCCCGAGTGGGTCCTCGTCCAGTACGCCACCGCCCGCATCGGCGCGATCATGGTGAACGTCAACCCCGCCTACCGGGCGCACGAGCTGGAGTACGTCCTCAAGCAGTCCGGCATCTCCGTGCTGGTCGCCTCCCTCGCCCACAAGAGCAGCGACTACCGGGCGATCGTGGAGCAGGTCCGCGGCGACTGCCCCGCGCTGCGCGAGACCGTCTACATCGGCGACCCGTCCTGGGAGGCGCTGACGGCGGCCGCCGCCTCCGTGCCGCCGGAGCGACTGACCGCGGCGGCGGCCGAGCTGAGCTGCGACGACCCGGTCAACATCCAGTACACCTCCGGCACGACAGGCTTCCCCAAGGGCGCCACCCTCTCCCACCACAACATCCTCAACAACGGCTACTGGGTGGGCCGTACGGTCGGCTACACCGAGCAGGACCGGGTGTGCCTTCCCGTCCCCTTCTACCACTGCTTCGGCATGGTCATGGGCAACCTGGGCGCCACCTCCCACGCCGCCTGCATCGTCATCCCCGGCCCGTCCTTCGATCCATCCGCCACGCTGGAGGCGGTGCAGCGGGAGCAGTGCACGTCCCTGTACGGCGTGCCGACGATGTTCATCGCGGAGCTGAACCACCCGGACTTCGCCTCCTGGGACCTCACCTCGCTGCGCACCGGCATCATGGCGGGCTCGCCCTGCCCGGTGGAGGTCATGAAGCGGGTGGTCGCCGAGATGCACATGGAGCAGGTCTCCATCTGCTACGGCATGACCGAGACCTCCCCGGTCTCCCTCCAGACCCGGATGGACGACGACCTCGAACACCGCACCGGCACCGTCGGCCGCGTCCTGCCCCACATCGAGGTGAAGGTCGCCGACCCGGTGACCGGGGTGACCGTCCCGCGCGGCGAGGCCGGTGAACTGCGGACCCGCGGCTACAGCGTGATGCTCGGCTACTGGGACGAGCCCCGGAAGACCGCCGAGGCCATCGACGAGGGCCGCTGGATGCACACCGGGGACCTGGCGGTGATGCGCGAGGACGGCTACGTCGAGATCGTCGGCCGCATCAAGGACATGATCATCCGGGGTGGCGAGAACATCTACCCCCGCGAGGTCGAGGAGTTCCTCCACGGCCACCCGAAGATCGCGGACGTCCAGGTCGTCGGCGTACCGCACGAGCGCTACGGCGAGGAGGTGCTGGCCTGCGTCATCCCGCGCGACGCGGCCGACCCGCTCACCCTGGAGGAACTGCGCGCCTACTGCGCGGACCGGCTGGCCCACTACAAGGTGCCCAGCCGCTTGCAGCTCCTCGACACCTTCCCGATGACCGTCTCGGGGAAGGTGCGCAAAGTGGAGCTGCGGCAGCGGTACGGAGCGTGA
- a CDS encoding helix-turn-helix transcriptional regulator: MRRDFAESAGRRSDLVIGREESFGAAREQLARGGSVLLHGPAGIGKSTVLRTLAAEHARTTPTVLRCSATESESHLPFLALADLLGVVLDQVSDALPAAQRTALESALTGRGESTLQRDGLALRLAVLSALRALAAEGPVLVVADDLQWLDPASAELLGFAARRLGDTPVRLLCAVRTEEPRAEGAEYDRHLRASPPDTRAVRLGPLTRAQVSALLDERGYSGLPRSTVRDIHRTSGGNPLFALELGRALAESPTPPRPGEPLPVPTSLRALVLTRLEMLSDEARRTLLVASAGARPTPALLHAAGRENAEAETAQAATLGLLATDSEGPAVRFAHPLISAALYAEAPAPERRAAHAALSTAASDPIERARHLALATTGTDPEVAARLAEAAALARDRGAPSVAASLGLLAARHTPPDSVPGPDERRVTAAEDAITAGEPDLARDVAREVLTRAGAPGERVRAWMVVIEAAGQAIGDVDAAFPQALADAGDDPRLLALVHYQLAWRSLVVQGDFAQGREEAAHAARLAAEAGDRRTELLALAFQAQAETLMGHPSAPATIGRALAEPQDARVACHHNGAGSSRFRWLVMNDRLAEARTAVTGLLREVRRRGMAESEVHYLRFLAETELHSGHCGRALELARESLTLARDAGIGEGAGAMQAALAEAAGGDVRRAVTLAREAVRRTEEDGDAVYLSRALAALGHASLVAGDAEGAVRALCRVRELEAGAGITDPARGRWQGDLAEALVRTGAPAEALDVIEVTRAHALRLGRGSVLAVLDRAEALVRAARGEHRSALTRLASARERLAGLGYGLEEARAAFALAELRAERPGRAPGAGTGTGTGSYDEAARLFRRCRALPWLRQVEAAVAARSAEPLPAPPAVPDALAGLASMERQVAALVMEGATNREIAGRLFVSVKTVEATLTRVYRKLGIRSRVDIVRLAAGRREE, from the coding sequence GTGCGACGGGACTTCGCGGAGTCTGCGGGGCGCCGTTCCGACCTGGTCATCGGGCGGGAGGAGTCGTTCGGCGCGGCGCGCGAGCAGCTCGCCCGGGGCGGAAGCGTGCTGCTGCACGGCCCCGCCGGGATCGGGAAGTCGACCGTGCTGCGGACGCTGGCCGCGGAACACGCCCGCACCACGCCCACGGTGCTGCGCTGCTCCGCCACCGAGTCCGAGTCCCACCTCCCCTTCCTCGCCCTCGCCGACCTCCTGGGCGTGGTCCTGGACCAGGTGTCCGACGCCCTGCCCGCCGCCCAGCGCACCGCCCTGGAGTCGGCGCTCACCGGCCGCGGCGAGTCCACGCTCCAGCGCGACGGGCTGGCGCTGCGCCTGGCCGTGCTCTCCGCGCTGCGCGCCCTCGCCGCCGAGGGACCCGTGCTGGTCGTCGCCGACGACCTGCAGTGGCTGGATCCGGCCAGCGCCGAGCTCCTCGGCTTCGCCGCCCGCCGCCTGGGCGACACCCCGGTACGGCTGCTGTGCGCGGTGCGCACCGAGGAGCCCCGGGCGGAGGGCGCGGAGTACGACCGCCACCTGCGCGCGTCCCCGCCGGACACCCGTGCGGTACGGCTCGGTCCGCTGACCCGCGCGCAGGTGTCGGCGCTGCTCGACGAGCGGGGCTACTCGGGCCTGCCCCGCTCCACGGTCCGCGACATCCACCGCACCAGCGGCGGCAACCCCCTGTTCGCGCTGGAGCTGGGCCGGGCGCTGGCCGAGAGCCCCACCCCGCCCCGGCCGGGCGAGCCGCTGCCGGTGCCGACCTCGCTGCGCGCCCTGGTCCTGACCCGCCTGGAGATGCTGTCGGACGAGGCGCGCCGCACCCTCCTGGTCGCGAGCGCCGGCGCCCGTCCCACCCCTGCGCTGCTGCACGCGGCCGGCCGGGAGAACGCCGAGGCCGAGACGGCGCAGGCGGCGACGCTGGGTCTGCTGGCGACCGACTCGGAGGGGCCGGCCGTACGGTTCGCGCACCCGCTGATCTCGGCCGCGCTGTACGCGGAGGCGCCGGCCCCGGAGCGGCGGGCCGCGCACGCCGCGCTGTCCACGGCGGCCTCCGACCCGATCGAACGCGCCCGGCACCTCGCCCTGGCCACCACCGGCACCGACCCGGAGGTGGCGGCCCGGCTGGCCGAGGCCGCCGCGCTGGCCCGGGACCGCGGAGCGCCGTCGGTGGCCGCGTCACTGGGGCTGCTCGCGGCCCGGCACACCCCGCCGGACAGCGTGCCGGGCCCGGACGAGCGCCGGGTCACGGCCGCCGAGGACGCGATCACCGCCGGCGAGCCGGACCTCGCCCGGGACGTCGCCCGCGAGGTGCTGACCCGGGCCGGCGCGCCCGGCGAGCGGGTCCGGGCCTGGATGGTGGTGATCGAGGCCGCCGGGCAGGCGATCGGCGACGTCGACGCCGCCTTCCCGCAGGCCCTCGCCGACGCGGGCGACGACCCGCGCCTGCTCGCCCTGGTCCACTACCAGCTGGCCTGGCGTTCCCTGGTGGTGCAGGGCGACTTCGCGCAGGGCCGCGAGGAGGCCGCGCACGCCGCCCGGCTGGCGGCCGAGGCCGGGGACCGGCGCACCGAGCTGCTCGCGCTGGCGTTCCAGGCGCAGGCCGAGACGCTGATGGGGCATCCGAGCGCCCCGGCGACCATCGGGCGGGCCCTGGCGGAGCCGCAGGACGCGCGGGTGGCCTGCCATCACAACGGGGCCGGTTCCTCCCGGTTCCGGTGGCTGGTGATGAACGACCGGCTGGCCGAGGCGCGCACCGCCGTCACCGGGCTGCTGCGCGAGGTGCGCCGGCGCGGCATGGCCGAGAGCGAGGTCCACTACCTACGCTTCCTGGCCGAGACCGAGCTGCACTCCGGGCACTGCGGCCGGGCTCTGGAACTGGCCCGGGAGAGCCTCACGCTGGCCCGCGACGCGGGCATCGGGGAGGGCGCGGGCGCGATGCAGGCCGCGCTCGCCGAGGCGGCCGGCGGGGACGTGCGGCGGGCGGTCACGCTGGCGCGGGAGGCGGTGCGGCGGACCGAGGAGGACGGCGACGCCGTGTACCTGTCGCGGGCGCTGGCCGCGCTGGGGCACGCGAGCCTGGTCGCGGGCGACGCGGAGGGGGCGGTGCGGGCGCTGTGCCGGGTGCGGGAGCTGGAGGCGGGCGCGGGCATCACGGACCCGGCGCGGGGCCGGTGGCAGGGCGACCTCGCGGAGGCGCTGGTGCGGACCGGGGCGCCGGCCGAGGCCCTGGACGTCATCGAGGTCACGCGCGCGCACGCGCTGCGGCTGGGGCGCGGGAGTGTGCTGGCGGTACTGGACCGGGCCGAGGCGCTGGTGCGGGCGGCGCGCGGCGAACACCGGTCCGCCCTCACGCGGTTGGCGTCGGCGCGGGAACGGCTCGCCGGGCTGGGCTACGGCCTGGAGGAGGCGCGGGCCGCCTTCGCGCTGGCGGAACTGCGGGCGGAGCGGCCGGGACGGGCCCCGGGGGCGGGGACGGGGACGGGGACGGGGTCGTACGACGAGGCGGCACGGCTGTTCCGGCGCTGCCGGGCGCTGCCCTGGCTGCGGCAGGTGGAGGCGGCGGTCGCGGCCCGGTCGGCCGAGCCGCTCCCGGCGCCGCCCGCCGTTCCCGACGCGCTGGCGGGGCTCGCCTCGATGGAGCGTCAGGTGGCGGCGCTGGTCATGGAGGGCGCCACCAACCGGGAGATCGCCGGCCGCCTGTTCGTCAGCGTCAAGACCGTCGAGGCGACGCTGACCCGGGTCTACCGCAAGCTGGGGATCCGTTCCCGGGTCGACATCGTCAGACTGGCGGCGGGCCGGCGGGAGGAGTGA
- the ibuL gene encoding isobutyrate:CoA ligase IbuL, with product MTTATELFRSARDFLLEHREDYTAAYEGFRWPRPEHFNWALDWFDAIAEGNGRTALHIVEEDGSEVRVSFAEMSARSNRVANRLREWGVGPGDRILVMLGNQAELWETALAAMKLRAVVIPATPLLGPADLRDRVDRGRVRHVIVRSEDTGKFADVPGDYTRVAVGGTAQAGWRAYEEVYTASDAFAPDGPTAAGDPLMLYFTSGTTARPKLVEHTHVSYPVGHLATMYWIGLKPGDVHLNISSPGWAKHAWSNLFAPWNAEATVFLHNYTRFDATRLMAEMDRAGVTTFCAPPTVWRMLIQADLAQLATPPREVVAAGEPLNPEVIEQVRRVWGRTIRDGFGQTETAVQVSNSPGQVLKTGSMGRPSPGYRVELLDPVTGAPGAAEGEIALDLADRPVGLMTGYHGDPDRTAEAMAGGYYRTGDIGARDEHGYLTYVGRADDVFKASDYKISPFELESALLEHEAVAEAAVVPAPDELRLAVPKAYVVLAAGWEPGPDTAKVLFEHSRQTLAPYKRVRRLEFGELPKTVSGKIRRIELREATAAGSQDEYREEDFR from the coding sequence ATGACGACGGCCACGGAGCTGTTCCGCAGCGCACGGGACTTCCTGCTGGAGCACCGCGAGGACTACACCGCCGCCTACGAGGGCTTCCGGTGGCCCCGGCCCGAGCACTTCAACTGGGCCCTGGACTGGTTCGACGCCATCGCCGAAGGCAACGGGCGCACCGCGCTGCACATCGTCGAGGAGGACGGAAGCGAGGTCCGCGTCTCCTTCGCCGAGATGTCCGCCCGCTCGAACCGGGTCGCCAACCGGCTGCGCGAGTGGGGTGTCGGCCCCGGCGACCGCATCCTCGTCATGCTCGGCAACCAGGCCGAACTGTGGGAGACCGCGCTCGCCGCGATGAAGCTGCGCGCCGTCGTCATCCCGGCCACCCCGCTGCTCGGCCCCGCCGACCTGCGCGACCGCGTCGACCGGGGCCGGGTGCGGCACGTGATCGTGCGCTCCGAGGACACCGGCAAGTTCGCCGACGTGCCCGGCGACTACACGCGCGTCGCGGTCGGCGGGACGGCTCAGGCGGGCTGGCGGGCGTACGAGGAGGTGTACACGGCCTCCGACGCCTTCGCCCCCGACGGCCCCACCGCCGCCGGCGACCCGCTGATGCTGTACTTCACCTCGGGCACCACCGCCCGCCCCAAGCTGGTCGAGCACACCCACGTCTCGTACCCCGTCGGGCACCTGGCGACCATGTACTGGATCGGGCTCAAGCCCGGCGACGTGCACCTGAACATCTCCTCGCCCGGCTGGGCCAAGCACGCCTGGTCGAACCTGTTCGCGCCCTGGAACGCCGAGGCGACCGTCTTCCTCCACAACTACACGCGGTTCGACGCGACCCGCCTGATGGCCGAGATGGACCGGGCGGGCGTCACCACCTTCTGCGCCCCGCCGACCGTGTGGCGGATGCTCATCCAGGCCGACCTGGCGCAGCTCGCCACCCCGCCCCGCGAGGTCGTCGCCGCCGGCGAGCCGCTGAACCCCGAGGTGATCGAGCAGGTCCGCCGGGTGTGGGGCCGGACCATTCGGGACGGCTTCGGCCAGACCGAGACCGCCGTCCAGGTCTCCAACAGCCCCGGCCAGGTGCTGAAGACCGGCTCCATGGGCCGCCCCAGCCCCGGCTACCGCGTCGAACTCCTCGACCCGGTCACCGGCGCGCCCGGCGCCGCCGAGGGAGAGATCGCCCTGGACCTCGCCGACCGCCCCGTCGGCCTGATGACCGGCTACCACGGCGACCCCGACCGCACGGCGGAGGCGATGGCCGGCGGCTACTACCGCACCGGCGACATCGGCGCCCGCGACGAGCACGGCTACCTCACCTACGTGGGCCGGGCCGACGACGTGTTCAAGGCCAGCGACTACAAGATCAGCCCCTTCGAGCTGGAGAGCGCCCTGCTGGAGCACGAGGCGGTCGCCGAGGCGGCGGTCGTACCGGCCCCGGACGAGCTGCGCCTGGCCGTGCCGAAGGCGTACGTCGTGCTGGCGGCGGGCTGGGAGCCGGGCCCCGACACCGCGAAGGTGCTCTTCGAGCACTCCCGGCAGACCCTCGCCCCCTACAAGCGGGTGCGGCGCCTGGAGTTCGGCGAGCTGCCGAAGACCGTCTCCGGCAAGATCCGCCGCATCGAACTGCGCGAGGCCACGGCGGCCGGCTCCCAGGACGAGTACCGCGAGGAGGACTTCCGGTGA